The genome window TGAATCGGAGCATGTCGCAGCTGCTATTGCTGATGTTGATCAGGCGCTTGGGGTGTTAGTTGCCGGACTTGAACAAAGAGGCTTAATGCATTCCACTAATCTGATGCTGGTCTCAGACCATGGTATGGCCAAAGTGCCGGAGCATCAGGTGATTGAATTGGATCAGCTGTTTGATGAAAAGAAGGCTGCTTTGGTGCTGTGGACACCTGAAATAGTATCGATTTTTCCTAAAGCAGGTGAACTGGAGCCAATTTATCGGCAGCTCAAAACCTCGTTGCCACCCCAAGCCACTGTGTATAAGAAGTCGGAGTTACCAAAGCGCTGGCACTATCAAAACAGCAAACGTATTGCGCCTTTGCTGGTTGTTCCTGAACCAGGTTGGCGCTTAATGCAAAAACATAAGCAGCAAGCATGGCTGGAAACACCAGGCCGCAGTGTGGTCACCGGCAGCCACGGTTATGATAATAATAGTCCGGCTATGCAGGCTATTTTTATTGGTCACGGTCCTGCTTTTAGCGCAGGACGTCAAATTCCGACTTTTGCCAATATTGAACTCTATAACCTGATGTGTCGTATTTTAGCTATTCAACCTGCTGCAAATGATGGTGATCCGCACTGGTCAGAGACAGTGTTAAAGGCTGAGTATAGGAAGGTGTTGTCAGCAGACTAAAGTTGTTTGGTCATAAAATGCTTGCAGCCGGTAAAAGGGTAGTTGGGCTGAGTCCACTCGACCTTGTAGCCATGTCGCTGATAAAAAGGCTGGGCCTGAAAATCCAGCGTATCGAGGATTACAAAGCTGCAACCACGTGCCCTTGCTATATTTTCAGCTTCAGCCAATAGGCTTGACCCTACGCCTTTTCCCCGAACTGTTTCATCCAACCACAAAGATTCCAGATAAAACCAATTGCCAAAAGTACGGCCAGCTAAAGCGGCGACAAGTTCACCCTTTTCATTTTCCAGTTTTAATCCCAGTTGCTGTCTCTTTGAAGCGTCCCAGTGCAGCGCATTAAATTCAGCAATTTTTTGTTTGGCCAGATCGGCAAATTCGTGGGTATGAACAGGGGTAAAGATCACAGTTTTATCTCAAAAAGCCGGAAAGCTGCACTATAGCATGATGAGGCAGTGCCTATAAACACTGGCTGCCTGACTGTTTTAGCAACCAGATCAGGATCACTGGCGGTGAGCGTAAGTTGTTTGTCGATGCTATTTACTGGCCAGATGGAGGATGGTTATAGCTACAAAACCGCAGGGCTGGGTGTACAAACACGTTTTGGTTTGGGTGAAACGCATTATGACGCTTACCGGCATAAACTGGAGATGAACCTTGAATGGCAGTATCAATTGGCAGGTGATTTAAGCGAGGATCAGCACGCTTTATCGTTGCAGCTGTCTTATCAGTATTAACAAAAGTTATGACGGACGGTTTTTTTCAGCCAAAAACGAGGGATCATTTAGAAAAACACATGTAGATTCATATTTTTCACTTATGTCACATTAAAGTGATACATGCAGGCGATAATGTATCACTTTAATATTTAAATTGATAAATATGAAACTTGCCGGTAAGATCTATTCCATATCTGGTTTTTAGCTCGCTAGAAATAGCTTGTCATGGTGTGGAAATGCTGCTGGTCGATCTGCTCGCGAATTATCTTTATCTGCTGCGTTATATAGTGGTTGTGCTGATGATATTGCTTCTGGTGTTTGCGCTGGATGATGTCTTTATTGACCTGTATTACTGGGCGCGGCATTGGGGGCGTTATTTTCGTTTTTATCGAAAAACCAAGAAGTTTGACGAGCAGGAACTGTTTCATCTAAAAGAGCATCCCATAGCTATTATGGTGCCGGCCTGGCAAGAGGTTGGGGTGGTTGGCAAGATGGCTGAATTTGCAGCTGCTGAGCTGGACTACGAAAATTACCAGATTTTTGTCGGTACCTATCCGAATGACCCCGCCACTCAGGCTGATGTTGACGCGGCATGCGCCCGTTTTCCTCATGTACACAAGGTGGTATGTGCACGACCAGGTCCCACCAGCAAAGCGGATTGTCTGAACAATATTATTACCTCTATTCTGGATTTTGAGCGCCGCACCCAAGTGAAATTCGCAGGTTTTGTCTTACATGATGCTGAAGATGTGGTGTCGGCTATGGAATTGCGGCTGTTTAATTATCTGTTGCCGAAAAAGGATTTAATCCAACTGCCGGTATACCCTTTTGCTAAAGGTCCTTTTGCTTTTACCTCTGGCCATTATCTGGACGAGTTCTCTGAAAGCCATGGCAAAGATGTTGTCGTACGCGAGTCTATGGTTGGGCAGGTACCAAGCGCTGGAGTAGGAACCTGTTTTAGTCGTCGCGCTATTATCAAATTATCACAAGAAGGGGATGGTTTACCTTTTGACGTGCAGTCTTTAACAGAAGACTACGACATAGGTTTCCGGCTTAAACACTGGGGGATGGAAGAAATTTTTGTTCGCTTCCCAGTGACAGATAATGCGTTGGCCCGCCACGCCGAAACGAGCCGCAGTCGCAGTAAAAGTGATGGTAACGTAGTTTGTGTGCGTGAGTATTTTCCTGAGACCTTTCATACGGCTGTCAGGCAAAAAAGTCGCTGGATCATAGGTATTGTGTTTCAGGGCTTTAAAACCCACCGTTGGGTTGATGACTGGCGGTTAAATTACTTCTTATGGCGTGATCGCAAAGGTGTGATTACCTATTTTGTCAGCT of Rheinheimera sp. MM224 contains these proteins:
- a CDS encoding ectonucleotide pyrophosphatase/phosphodiesterase is translated as MRSFFLVLCGLAVSLSVYSADLKPKSQADSLILISVDGFAQHYLQRYKAPVLQRLAQGGVTAVSMQPAFPTKTFPNHYSIATGLYPAHHGIVENNIYDADFDAVFRLNKHEEVRNGRWWLGEPVWVTAEKQGVKTGTYFFPGSEAAIKGVRPGLWQAYDGSVSNIDRVKSVLAWLDLPVEKRPRFLTLYFSSVDDAGHAYGPESEHVAAAIADVDQALGVLVAGLEQRGLMHSTNLMLVSDHGMAKVPEHQVIELDQLFDEKKAALVLWTPEIVSIFPKAGELEPIYRQLKTSLPPQATVYKKSELPKRWHYQNSKRIAPLLVVPEPGWRLMQKHKQQAWLETPGRSVVTGSHGYDNNSPAMQAIFIGHGPAFSAGRQIPTFANIELYNLMCRILAIQPAANDGDPHWSETVLKAEYRKVLSAD
- a CDS encoding GNAT family N-acetyltransferase; this translates as MIFTPVHTHEFADLAKQKIAEFNALHWDASKRQQLGLKLENEKGELVAALAGRTFGNWFYLESLWLDETVRGKGVGSSLLAEAENIARARGCSFVILDTLDFQAQPFYQRHGYKVEWTQPNYPFTGCKHFMTKQL
- a CDS encoding bacteriophage N4 adsorption protein A gives rise to the protein MSVSCLSMLFTGQMEDGYSYKTAGLGVQTRFGLGETHYDAYRHKLEMNLEWQYQLAGDLSEDQHALSLQLSYQY